A portion of the Salarias fasciatus chromosome 15, fSalaFa1.1, whole genome shotgun sequence genome contains these proteins:
- the LOC115401890 gene encoding uncharacterized protein LOC115401890 isoform X2, with the protein MIRHQMASLRVFLILLLRFEGIRGDNSYYLYQRPGDDVLLPCLQASLSDTGCSGINWLYHKDGRTFLDVRNGEVEKSSPRAARLTLHTNCSLIINNITAEDAGRYIFLNTKDLTRNTQVFLNILTISPSSTDTDPNKDGEVTLSCSLFKLDGQCEPRSLHWVNETGAELVGEGDGFKYEGQKNCVSFLTVKNQTEHSRRYTCQYVDRTGVKIEAHYSTVSSVSPTDSTDWSPLRYTMWALRISLLILMMVITALIIRGRGSSRQLRNNRVRYIETDDGGAVNYENVEQRLSPSTLL; encoded by the exons ATGATCAGACATCAAATGGCTTCACTGAgagttttcctcattttgttgCTTCGGTTTGAAG gcATCAGAGGAGACAACTCTTACTATCTCTATCAGAGACCTGGAGATGATGTCTTGCTACCCTGTCTTCAGGCGTCATTATCTGATACCGGATGTTCAGGTATTAACTGGCTTTACCACAAAGATGGACGAACATTTCTTGATGTTCGTAATGGAGAAGTTGAGAAGAGCTCACCCCGAGCTGCCAGACTGACTCTGCACACTAACTGCTCTCTGATCATCAATAACATCACAGCTGAGGACGCTGGTCGGTACATCTTTCTAAATACGAAGGATCTCACCAGGAACACACAGGTGTTTCTAAACATTTTGACAA TTTCACCGTCATCTACAGACACAGATCCAAATAAAGATGGAGAAGTGACATTAAGTTGCTCCCTGTTTAAATTAGACGGACAGTGTGAACCCAGGAGTCTCCACTGGGTGAATGAGACGGGAGCTGAGCTGGTTGGTGAAGGAGATGGTTTCAAGTATGAAGGACAGAAAAACTGTGTTTCTTTTCTGACTGTGaagaatcagactgaacacagcAGAAGATACACCTGCCAGTATGTTGACAGAACAGGTGTGAAGATCGAGGCTCACTACTCAACTGTGTCCTCAGTGTCACCAACAG ATTCCACCGACTGGTCTCCTCTGAGATACACCATGTGGGCTCTGCGCATCTCATTATTGATCCTCATGATGGTCATCACGGCTCTGATCATCAGAGGCAGAG gaagcagcaggcagCTCAGAAACAACAGA GTTCGTTACATCGAGACTGATGATGGTGGAGCAGTGAACTATGAAAATGTAGAACAGCGTCTGTCTCCTTCCACGCTGCTCTGA
- the LOC115401890 gene encoding uncharacterized protein LOC115401890 isoform X1: MIRHQMASLRVFLILLLRFEGIRGGISFYDLYQRPEDDVLLPCLQVSLSETRCSGINWLYDKDASRTFTDVRYGVVQKRSPRAARLSLHTNCSLIIKNITAEDAGQYTCRYTWDAKGDTQVFLNILTISSSSTDTDPNKDEEVTLSCSLLKFNGWCKPRSLRWVDETEAELVGEGDGFKYEGQTNCVSYLTVKLQTEHSRRYTCQYVDRTAVKIEAHYSTVSSGPTSDKAFVFIIGGVVGLLVLLLVIAVILLKCRKQAKATKDALKLANIPEETDVTYATVNEHHTTDHKNDETEISLTYATVSLTNLKVHQKNKVKVETKVEEVTYSTVRTR, translated from the exons ATGATCAGACATCAAATGGCTTCACTGAgagttttcctcattttgttgCTTCGGTTTGAAG GCATCAGAGGAGGCATCTCTTTCTATGATCTCTATCAGAGACCTGAAGATGATGTCTTGTTACCCTGTCTTCAGGTGTCATTATCTGAGACCAGATGTTCAGGTATTAACTGGCTTTACGACAAAGACGCAAGCAGAACTTTCACTGATGTTCGTTATGGAGTAGTTCAGAAGAGATCACCTCGAGCTGCCAGACTGAGTCTGCACACCAACTGCTCTCTGATCATCAAAAACATCACAGCTGAGGACGCTGGTCAATACACCTGTAGATACACATGGGACGCTAAAGGGGACACACAGGTGTTTCTAAACATTTTGACAA TTTCATCATCTTCTACAGACACAGATCCAAATAAAGATGAAGAAGTAACATTAAGTTGCTCCCTGTTGAAATTCAATGGATGGTGTAAACCCAGGAGCCTCCGCTGGGTGGACGAGACGGAAGCTGAGCTGGTTGGTGAAGGTGATGGTTTCAAGTATGAAGGACAGACAAACTGTGTTTCTTATCTGACTGTGAAACTTCAGACTGAACACAGCAGAAGATACACCTGCCAGTATGTTGATAGAACAGCTGTGAAGATCGAGGCTCACTACTCAACTGTGTCCTCAG GTCCCACCAGTGATAAAGCCTTCGTCTTCATCATCGGGGGAGTGGTCGGGCTGCTGGTGTTGTTACTTGTCATTGCAGTTATTCtactgaaatgcagaaaacaagcCAAAGCTACAAAAG ATGCTCTAAAACTGGCCAATATCCCG GAAGAGACAGATGTGACCTATGCCACAGTGAATGAGCATCACACCACTGATCATAAAAAT GATGAGACAGAGATCAGTCTGACCTACGCCACTGTGAGCCTCACTAATCTAAAGGTCCATCAGAAGAACAAA GTCAAAGTTGAGACAAAGGTGGAAGAAGTGACTTATTCTACTGTCAGGACTCGGTGA